A single Pantanalinema sp. DNA region contains:
- the rpsO gene encoding 30S ribosomal protein S15 has protein sequence MPLLKETKTQIIAEHKRNDADNGSPEVQIALLTAKIEQLSEHLTRNKKDFASRRGLLKMVGQRRRLLAYLMKNDLARYRSIIGKLGLRK, from the coding sequence TTGCCGCTTCTCAAGGAAACCAAGACCCAGATCATCGCCGAGCACAAGCGCAACGACGCTGACAACGGCTCGCCCGAGGTCCAGATCGCGCTGCTGACCGCCAAGATCGAGCAGCTCAGCGAGCACCTGACCCGCAACAAGAAGGACTTCGCGTCGCGTCGCGGCCTTCTCAAGATGGTCGGTCAGCGCCGTCGCCTTCTGGCCTACCTCATGAAGAACGACCTGGCCCGCTACCGCTCCATCATCGGCAAGCTCGGCCTTCGTAAGTAA
- a CDS encoding IPT/TIG domain-containing protein, translating to MKIRSKTLLPVLILALAGCPLSGPAPTSPDGAAVASAIVPVEGRITTAGRVAQATFADVASGATLSLIDSLTGLSVATALSAADGRFYLAPSASSLVAARAYYLEASKGLAVGDQANRAGSAVARLRSVLLYQGGDWLSLTNAGVDGPIALSGGTTAVSLVAALRGLPLSALAGCLGADGLAFTPGATGISGPEYEKVLALVEEAIASDRDPIESVAYDATGATYGLKPGELLIYDAYSPSPASTGSTVTFSGQNFPAPRADTRLTIGEAPVAWSVSPDRRRLAVTIPADGHSGWLRLTQGASTWTGPFVEVRGTTGIWVGRGDASRLDGVGTQAGFNLPCSPGLDADGNVYLADAWNAVIRKITPAGVVTTVAGSGVKGFADGPAASAMFDNPISVAVARDGSLYVGEEFNNRIRKITPDGMVSTFAGGTQGNLDGVGTAAQFYRPDQLVLDAAGNLFVSDYGNHNIRKITPDGTVTTLAGSVPAAAGTTDGTGTAARFNQPFDIALDPQGNLFVADYGNHRIRKVTPAGVVTTVAGSTSGFVDGATSSAKFNQPAGLTFDRAGNLLVAERAGNVVRRVTPDGVVTTLVGTGAAGTRDGAALSATLHGPFDLWVDQAGRVFIIEEWGQRIRMYVP from the coding sequence ATGAAGATACGAAGCAAGACCCTGCTCCCTGTCCTGATTCTCGCGCTCGCGGGCTGCCCCCTCTCGGGACCGGCGCCAACTTCGCCGGACGGCGCCGCCGTGGCGAGCGCGATCGTCCCGGTCGAGGGACGGATCACGACTGCGGGGCGCGTTGCCCAGGCCACGTTCGCCGACGTGGCCAGCGGGGCCACCCTCTCCTTGATCGACTCGCTCACGGGGCTGAGCGTCGCCACCGCCCTGAGCGCCGCCGACGGCCGGTTCTATCTCGCCCCGAGCGCTTCGAGTCTCGTCGCGGCGCGCGCCTACTACCTGGAAGCCTCGAAGGGCCTCGCCGTGGGCGACCAGGCCAACCGCGCGGGGAGCGCCGTCGCGCGCCTGCGCTCGGTGCTCCTTTACCAGGGCGGCGACTGGCTCAGCCTGACCAACGCGGGGGTCGACGGCCCCATCGCCCTGAGCGGCGGCACCACGGCCGTGAGCCTCGTCGCCGCCTTGCGGGGCCTGCCGTTGAGCGCCCTTGCCGGCTGCCTCGGAGCGGATGGGCTTGCCTTCACCCCCGGGGCCACGGGGATCTCGGGCCCGGAGTACGAGAAGGTGCTCGCCCTGGTGGAGGAGGCGATCGCGAGCGATCGCGACCCGATCGAGAGCGTCGCCTATGACGCGACGGGCGCGACCTACGGCCTCAAGCCCGGCGAGCTGCTGATCTACGACGCCTACTCTCCGAGTCCCGCCTCCACGGGCAGCACCGTCACCTTCTCGGGCCAGAACTTCCCCGCTCCACGCGCCGACACGCGCTTGACGATCGGCGAGGCTCCGGTCGCCTGGTCGGTCAGCCCCGATCGCCGCCGCCTCGCGGTCACGATACCGGCCGATGGCCACAGCGGCTGGCTGCGGCTGACGCAGGGGGCGAGCACCTGGACGGGCCCCTTCGTGGAGGTCAGGGGGACCACGGGCATCTGGGTCGGTCGCGGCGACGCTTCGAGGCTCGACGGCGTGGGAACCCAGGCCGGCTTCAACCTCCCATGCAGCCCCGGCCTGGACGCGGACGGCAACGTCTACCTGGCGGACGCCTGGAACGCCGTCATCCGCAAGATCACCCCGGCCGGGGTGGTGACGACGGTCGCGGGGAGCGGGGTCAAGGGCTTCGCGGACGGGCCTGCGGCCAGCGCCATGTTCGACAATCCGATCTCGGTGGCAGTGGCGCGGGACGGCAGCCTCTACGTCGGGGAGGAATTCAACAATCGCATCCGGAAGATCACCCCGGACGGCATGGTCAGCACCTTCGCGGGAGGGACCCAGGGCAACCTCGATGGGGTGGGGACCGCCGCCCAGTTCTACCGGCCCGACCAGCTGGTGTTGGATGCCGCGGGAAACCTCTTCGTGAGCGACTACGGCAACCACAACATCCGCAAGATCACCCCTGACGGCACCGTGACCACCCTCGCCGGGAGCGTGCCTGCGGCCGCCGGCACCACGGACGGCACCGGGACGGCCGCAAGGTTCAATCAACCGTTCGACATCGCGCTCGATCCTCAGGGCAACCTCTTCGTGGCGGATTATGGCAACCACCGGATCCGCAAGGTCACCCCGGCCGGGGTGGTGACGACCGTCGCCGGGAGCACCTCGGGCTTCGTCGACGGCGCCACCTCCAGCGCCAAGTTCAACCAGCCCGCGGGGCTCACCTTCGACCGCGCCGGCAACCTGCTGGTCGCCGAGCGCGCCGGGAATGTGGTGCGCCGCGTGACCCCGGACGGGGTGGTGACCACCCTCGTCGGCACGGGGGCGGCCGGGACGCGCGATGGAGCGGCCCTCAGCGCGACCCTTCACGGCCCCTTCGACCTGTGGGTGGACCAGGCGGGGCGGGTGTTCATCATCGAGGAGTGGGGGCAGCGGATCCGGATGTACGTGCCGTAG
- a CDS encoding IPT/TIG domain-containing protein → MRRRLASLCALGCLLVAGCQPPASHTASQGASGEAVVSAPPVEGRILGEDRAAQAQVLEIASGATVALVDGATGLTLGTTVSAPGGSFQLRLPGVSPVGGRPYYLEALKGLGAGGTANRAGAAAARLRTVLFFAPGGWVSLSNAQPGDPIVMSTRTTAVALIGEIRSLALSSLVGTLAGSDATFKPATSAIASDEFAAVDALVGAAIAGDRDPVAALGYDPTLSPASARYGLKPADLVLHPTAGHLSAATGSTVVVTGQNLPVPRSDTLVYLGESPVPWTLNASRTQLTVTVPASGASGWIRIAQGTARWTGPFVRVPGTVGTYSGDPLDPWAMAEVHTLGATGDLYYISAQGLTRLSPSGASTLLVPHGVFIGVSGLAVDAAGDVYVCERAAHRISKVASNGAVSVLAGAGSTGAQDGPGASATFNQPSDLALDGAGNLYVADLANNKIRRITPQGVVSTFAGTGAPGAGDAATSSATFNEPYGITVDAAGANVYVGEWSNGRVRKISGGVVSTLAGGTYGYLDGTGAGARFGALKGVSVDGSGNVYVADLQNHCIRKVTSGGVVTTVAGKATVAGFAEGPPLQALLNYAHHLKVASDGLVYIGDSKNRRIRVYVP, encoded by the coding sequence ATGCGCCGTCGTCTGGCTTCGCTCTGCGCGCTTGGCTGCTTGCTCGTTGCTGGCTGCCAGCCGCCCGCCTCGCACACCGCGAGCCAAGGGGCCAGCGGCGAGGCCGTCGTCTCGGCCCCGCCCGTCGAGGGGCGCATCCTCGGCGAGGATCGCGCCGCGCAGGCCCAGGTCCTCGAGATCGCGAGCGGGGCGACGGTCGCCCTCGTCGACGGGGCGACGGGCCTGACGCTCGGGACCACCGTCAGCGCGCCCGGGGGAAGCTTCCAGTTGCGGTTGCCCGGGGTGTCGCCGGTCGGCGGGCGGCCCTACTACCTGGAGGCCCTCAAGGGCCTCGGCGCCGGGGGGACGGCCAACCGGGCCGGGGCGGCCGCCGCGCGCCTCAGGACCGTCCTGTTCTTCGCGCCCGGGGGCTGGGTCAGCCTCAGCAACGCGCAGCCCGGCGATCCGATCGTCATGAGCACCCGAACCACGGCCGTCGCCCTCATCGGGGAGATACGCTCGCTGGCGCTGTCCTCGCTGGTGGGGACGCTCGCGGGGAGCGACGCGACCTTCAAGCCGGCCACCAGCGCGATCGCTTCCGACGAGTTCGCCGCCGTCGATGCGCTGGTGGGAGCGGCGATCGCGGGCGATCGGGATCCGGTCGCCGCCCTCGGCTACGATCCGACCCTTTCGCCCGCAAGCGCCCGCTACGGCCTCAAACCGGCCGATCTGGTCCTGCACCCTACGGCGGGCCACCTGTCGGCGGCCACCGGCAGCACGGTGGTGGTGACCGGCCAGAACCTGCCGGTTCCCCGCTCGGACACGCTCGTCTACCTGGGCGAGAGCCCCGTGCCCTGGACCCTCAACGCGTCGCGCACCCAGCTGACCGTCACCGTTCCTGCGAGCGGCGCGAGCGGCTGGATCCGCATCGCCCAGGGGACTGCCCGCTGGACGGGCCCCTTCGTGAGGGTCCCCGGGACCGTCGGCACCTACTCGGGCGATCCGCTCGATCCGTGGGCCATGGCCGAGGTGCATACCCTCGGCGCGACGGGAGACCTTTACTACATCTCGGCCCAGGGGCTCACGCGCCTGAGCCCGAGCGGCGCGAGCACCCTGCTTGTGCCGCACGGCGTCTTCATCGGGGTCAGTGGCCTCGCGGTCGATGCTGCGGGCGACGTGTACGTGTGCGAGCGCGCGGCGCACCGCATCTCGAAGGTCGCCTCGAACGGGGCGGTGAGCGTGCTGGCCGGGGCCGGGAGCACCGGCGCTCAGGATGGCCCGGGTGCGAGCGCCACCTTCAACCAGCCGAGCGACCTGGCGCTGGACGGGGCCGGCAACCTCTACGTGGCCGATCTGGCCAACAACAAGATCCGTCGCATCACCCCGCAGGGAGTGGTCTCCACCTTCGCGGGAACCGGGGCGCCCGGGGCCGGCGACGCGGCCACCTCGAGCGCGACCTTCAACGAGCCCTACGGCATCACGGTGGACGCGGCGGGCGCCAATGTGTACGTGGGCGAGTGGAGCAACGGCCGCGTGCGCAAGATCTCGGGCGGAGTGGTCAGCACCCTGGCCGGAGGAACATACGGCTACCTGGACGGGACGGGGGCGGGCGCCAGGTTCGGCGCGCTCAAGGGGGTCAGCGTCGATGGCTCGGGGAACGTCTACGTCGCCGATCTCCAGAACCACTGCATCCGCAAGGTGACGTCCGGCGGCGTGGTCACCACCGTGGCGGGCAAGGCGACTGTCGCCGGCTTCGCGGAGGGGCCGCCCCTGCAGGCCCTCCTGAATTATGCGCATCACCTCAAGGTGGCCTCCGATGGCCTGGTCTACATCGGCGACAGCAAGAACCGAAGGATCCGGGTCTATGTGCCGTAG
- a CDS encoding IPT/TIG domain-containing protein, whose protein sequence is MPTIRRSGHAARKLLWAAPLSGALLLFGCIGAPSAPGPVAPELVGRVSFDAADARQVQAGLVEIGNRATVSLINAERNRTEASSVTNENGGFVLSFPRAFRPSATESYYLEAVKGLSANRPGNTAARIRTIARFNSGWVTLTNALPGSGIVVDQGTTAIAIAAALRHQNPDPVDFSALIGSYRPSDGNYVPQGGISALDVQRISDIVGALLSGDGDPVAGVSLVLPNTWVRGAAGGGSLAISGVVPPSASVGATVSVLGVGFNLLPASNSVTFNGAGASVNAATPNRLEVSVPFGATSGPVQVRVGSLMASTSSFRVTGAIAGGIATESAGVTSGQIGSP, encoded by the coding sequence ATGCCGACCATCCGTCGATCTGGCCACGCTGCGCGGAAGCTGCTGTGGGCCGCCCCTCTGTCGGGGGCGCTCCTTCTTTTCGGCTGCATCGGCGCGCCATCCGCTCCGGGGCCGGTGGCCCCCGAACTCGTCGGGCGGGTCTCCTTCGACGCGGCGGATGCGCGGCAGGTCCAGGCGGGGCTCGTCGAAATCGGCAACCGCGCCACGGTCTCGCTCATCAACGCCGAGCGCAACCGGACCGAGGCCTCGTCCGTCACCAACGAGAACGGCGGCTTCGTCCTCAGCTTCCCGCGAGCGTTCCGGCCGAGCGCCACCGAGTCCTACTACCTCGAGGCCGTCAAGGGGCTTTCGGCCAACCGGCCAGGCAATACTGCGGCCCGCATCCGCACGATCGCACGCTTCAACTCCGGCTGGGTCACCCTGACCAACGCCCTGCCGGGCTCCGGCATCGTGGTGGACCAGGGAACGACGGCGATCGCGATCGCCGCGGCCCTGCGGCATCAGAACCCCGATCCGGTCGATTTCTCCGCCTTGATCGGGAGCTACCGGCCCTCGGACGGGAACTACGTCCCGCAGGGCGGGATTTCGGCGCTCGACGTCCAGAGGATAAGTGACATCGTCGGCGCGCTGCTCTCGGGGGATGGCGATCCGGTCGCTGGGGTCTCGCTGGTGTTGCCGAATACCTGGGTGCGAGGGGCAGCCGGAGGCGGATCGCTCGCCATCTCGGGGGTCGTGCCGCCGAGCGCGAGCGTGGGTGCCACGGTGTCGGTCCTCGGCGTGGGGTTCAATCTTTTGCCTGCAAGCAATTCCGTCACCTTCAACGGTGCGGGGGCGAGCGTCAACGCGGCGACACCCAACCGCCTGGAGGTGAGCGTGCCCTTCGGTGCGACCAGCGGCCCGGTCCAGGTCCGCGTGGGCAGCCTGATGGCGAGCACGTCCAGCTTCCGCGTCACCGGCGCCATCGCCGGAGGGATCGCCACCGAATCGGCCGGGGTCACCAGCGGCCAAATCGGCTCACCTTGA
- a CDS encoding site-specific DNA-methyltransferase: protein MRHDLVTIKHLDCIAFLRELPADSVDVITTDPAYSGMNQHLKLGRGRIVGRYGDASDPRWFKEFADDPITYRAFLAECARVLKPDRHLYLMFDSFSLLSLGALVREHFAVKNLIVWDKRSIGMGHYFRRRHEHIVFAAKGNRKLSRRDIPDVWTFSRLTRAKYPTQKPVELFEAMLAGSAEPGFVVCDPFVGSGSAAIAALRHGCSFVGADIAERAVAFARERVAAFLASGIDPGQAPQKERPPYLGPLNDVTGEA, encoded by the coding sequence ATGCGACACGACCTGGTGACGATAAAGCATCTTGACTGCATCGCCTTCCTGCGCGAGCTCCCGGCCGATTCGGTCGACGTGATCACGACGGACCCGGCCTACTCGGGGATGAACCAGCACCTCAAGCTGGGCCGGGGGCGGATCGTGGGCCGTTACGGGGACGCGTCCGACCCGCGCTGGTTCAAGGAGTTCGCGGACGATCCGATCACCTACCGCGCGTTCCTGGCGGAATGCGCCCGGGTACTGAAGCCCGATCGCCACCTCTACCTGATGTTCGACAGCTTCTCCCTGCTCTCGCTGGGCGCGCTGGTGCGCGAGCACTTCGCCGTCAAGAACCTCATCGTCTGGGACAAGCGCTCCATCGGCATGGGGCACTACTTCCGCAGGCGGCACGAGCACATCGTCTTTGCCGCCAAGGGCAACCGCAAGCTCTCGAGGCGCGACATCCCCGACGTGTGGACCTTCAGCCGCCTGACGCGCGCCAAGTACCCCACCCAGAAGCCGGTGGAGCTGTTCGAGGCCATGCTCGCGGGCTCGGCCGAGCCAGGCTTCGTCGTCTGCGACCCCTTCGTGGGCAGCGGCTCGGCCGCGATCGCAGCCCTCAGGCACGGCTGCAGCTTCGTGGGCGCCGACATCGCGGAACGGGCGGTCGCCTTTGCCCGCGAGCGCGTGGCGGCGTTCCTCGCCAGCGGCATCGATCCCGGCCAGGCGCCGCAAAAAGAGCGGCCCCCGTACCTGGGGCCGCTCAATGACGTGACGGGCGAGGCCTAG
- the udk gene encoding uridine kinase, protein MRKPLTIGVAGGTGSGKSTVARNILELAGPEQVAYLCHDSYYFDHSDLSLEERAKVNYDHPSSLDNALFAEHIRQLQKGFPIETPLYNFSTHARAEETRTIMPRRVILVEGILIFASAEIRRLLDIRVFVDTDPDIRFIRRLSRDINDRGRSPNSVIDQYLGTVRPMHMEFVEPSKKHANIVVPEGGMNEVAIDILNTKIQSVLKKATGQLTLS, encoded by the coding sequence ATGCGAAAGCCTCTCACCATCGGCGTGGCCGGCGGCACCGGCTCGGGCAAGTCGACGGTCGCCCGCAACATCCTCGAGCTGGCGGGCCCCGAGCAGGTGGCCTACCTCTGCCACGACAGCTACTACTTCGACCACAGCGATCTCTCGCTCGAAGAGCGGGCCAAGGTCAACTACGACCACCCCAGCTCGCTCGACAACGCCCTGTTCGCCGAGCACATTCGGCAGCTCCAGAAGGGCTTTCCCATCGAGACGCCCCTCTACAACTTCAGCACCCACGCGCGGGCCGAAGAGACCCGCACGATCATGCCGCGCCGGGTCATCCTGGTCGAGGGCATCCTGATCTTCGCCAGCGCCGAGATCCGTCGCCTGCTGGACATCCGCGTCTTCGTGGACACCGACCCGGATATCCGCTTCATCCGTCGGCTGAGCCGGGACATCAACGACCGGGGGCGCTCGCCCAACTCGGTCATCGACCAGTACCTCGGAACGGTGCGCCCCATGCACATGGAGTTCGTGGAGCCCAGCAAGAAGCACGCCAACATCGTCGTGCCCGAGGGCGGCATGAACGAGGTGGCGATCGACATCCTCAACACCAAGATCCAGTCGGTGCTCAAGAAGGCCACCGGCCAGCTGACGCTGAGCTAG
- the def gene encoding peptide deformylase, translated as MAAMALTYMGNPVLREVAEPVRKVNAEIKKLVAQMFETMALENGIGLAAPQVGVNKRVVVLDLSHEGIKPFALINPEIIKASGSETDNEGCLSIPGVYLPVCRPSKVKVRARDLNDRQIVMEATDLLARAIQHEIDHLDGKLFVDKVEDKEALERELVDFNARMGGKIVGEPRTPEAVLK; from the coding sequence ATGGCTGCAATGGCGCTTACGTACATGGGGAACCCCGTGCTCCGCGAGGTGGCAGAGCCGGTCCGCAAGGTCAACGCCGAGATCAAGAAGCTCGTGGCCCAGATGTTCGAGACCATGGCCCTCGAGAACGGCATCGGGCTCGCCGCGCCCCAGGTGGGCGTCAACAAGCGCGTCGTCGTGCTGGATCTCAGCCACGAGGGCATCAAGCCCTTCGCCCTGATCAATCCCGAGATCATCAAGGCCTCGGGCTCGGAAACCGACAACGAGGGCTGCCTTAGCATCCCCGGCGTCTACTTGCCCGTCTGTCGCCCCTCCAAGGTCAAGGTCCGCGCCCGTGACCTGAACGATCGCCAGATCGTCATGGAGGCCACCGACCTGCTGGCCCGCGCCATCCAGCACGAGATCGATCACCTCGACGGCAAGCTTTTCGTGGACAAGGTCGAGGACAAGGAGGCCCTGGAGCGCGAGCTGGTCGACTTCAACGCGCGGATGGGCGGCAAGATCGTCGGCGAGCCCAGGACCCCGGAAGCGGTGCTCAAGTAG